A window of Mytilus edulis chromosome 10, xbMytEdul2.2, whole genome shotgun sequence contains these coding sequences:
- the LOC139491348 gene encoding uncharacterized protein, which translates to MPRGRGRRRRQDPVVGGRELRIRRAPMEQQQPPVRNERRRPQVEVDEDAPVVRRRRVDEPQLVALQPDVELQENEPQLAALAKNDIWIIGSSLVKKASEHTQTRATGIDLGLEKLGYSIVWIGHSGMLWDMVPSIITALLNWRPPPSIILIHCGGNDLCNIQNGKLLYNIKDTLRQLMSSLPNTTVIWSYILPRRIWRNAMNKKAIERSRARVNRGVRSYLHKVGGKAIKHTDFDDIHPTLFADDGVHLSYIGNDIFINAIQSALELFIKYPNRFLYPVEL; encoded by the exons ATGCCAAGGGGTAGAGGCAGACGTCGTCGGCAGGACCCGGTTGTAGGAGGTCGAGAACTTCGTATTAGAAGGGCTCCTATGGAACAACAGCAACCACCAGTTAGGAATGAGAGAAGGCGTCCCCAAGTTGAGGTTGATGAAGATGCCCCTGTAGTAAGAAGACGGAGGGTTGATGAACCTCAATTAGTTGCCTTGCAACCAGATGTAGAATTGCAGGAGAATGAACCTCAATTAGCTGCCTTAG CAAAAAATGACATTTGGATCATTGGTTCATCTTTGGTAAAAAAGGCATCTGAACACACTCAAACTAGAGCAACTGGTATTGATCTGGGTCTGGAAAAACTTGGTTACAGTATTGTGTGGATAGGTCATTCAGGAATGTTATGGGACATGGTTCCTTCTATTATAACTGCATTGTTGAATTGGAGACCGCCACCTTCAATAATTCTTATTCATTGCGGTGGTAATGATTTATGTAACATTCAAAATGGtaaacttttatataatattaagGACACTTTACGTCAGTTAATGTCATCGTTACCAAACACAACTGTTATTTGGTCATACATTTTGCCAAGGCGAATTTGGAGGAATGCCATGAATAAAAAGGCAATAGAACGGTCTAGAGCCCGTGTAAATAGGGGTGTTAGATCTTACCTACACAAAGTTGGGGGCAAGGCTATTAAACATACTGATTTTGATGATATCCATCCAACTCTTTTTGCTGATGATGGCGTACATCTGTCTTATATTGGCAATGACATATTTATTAATGCTATTCAGTCAGCATTAGAGTTGTTCATTAAGTATCCAAACAGATTTTTATATCCAGTTGAACTTTAA